GAGTTCGAACCCGGAGTACGTAAACGCCCGCGTTCGGGCTCGCCGCGCCGCGTTGTTCGACGAGGAGGAGTACCGCAAGCTGGTCCGGATGGGACCGAGCGAGATCGCCCGGTTCATGGAGGAGACCGAGTACGAAAGCGAGATCAACGCGCTGGGCGCACGCCACAGCGGCGTCGACCTGATCGAATACGCCCTGCATGCGAACCTCGCAAAGCACTTCGACGACCTGTTGGACTGGGCCGAAGGACGACTGTACGAGTTCATCGCGAACTACCTCCGGAAGTTCGACGCCTGGAACGTCAAGACGGTGATCCGCGGGATCTACGCCGACGCCAATCAGGAAACCATCGAGGCCGACCTGATCCGCGCGGGCGAGCTCTCCGATCGGGAGGTCGACCGCCTGCTCGAGGCGCGTTCGATCGAGGACGTCGTCGACCAGCTTCAGGGGACGATCTTCGGCGAGCCCCTCGAAGCGGCCTACGAGGACTACGAGGCGACGAACACGCTCGTCCCCCTCGAGAACGCCGTCGACCGGACCTACTACGAACACATCCTCGACAACGTCGGGTCGGTAAGCGGCGAGGCCGACGATCCGGTCACCCGCTACGTCGAGTTCCTGCAGGCAGAGATCGACTTCCGGAACGCCAGAAACGCGCTGCGGCTGGCGCGCACCGGTGCCGATATCGACCCCGGCGAGTACTTCATCGACGGCGGGACGCTGTTCGAGCGCCGCGAGATGTCGACGCTCGTGACCAACCGCGAGGAGTTGCTCGCCCGGATCGAGGAGAGCACCTACGGCAACCGGCTCGATGAGGCGCTCGTGGGGCTGCGCGATGCCGAAGGCGAGAGCCTGATCGCCTTCGAGCACGCGCTGGATACCGCGCTGTCGGCGTACGCAGACCGGCTCGCGAACCGCTACCCGATGACGATCGCCTCCGTGCTGTCGTACATCCTCGCAAAGGAGCGCGAGGTCGACAACATCCGGGCGATCGCCCGCGGGCGGGAGGCCGGACTCACAGAGGAGGAGATCACCGAGGAACTGGTGATACTATGAGCCAGGAGATCGCCGCGATCGGCAGTCCAGAGTTCACGACCGGCTTCCGACTGGCCGGGGTGCGCGTCTTCGAGAACGTCCCCGACGACGAGAAGGAGGCCCAACTCGACGAGGCCGTCTCGCGCGTGCTCGAACGCGACGAGGTCGGCATCGCGATCATGCACGAAGACGACCTCGAGTACCTCTCGCGGAACCTCCGACGGGATGTCGAGACGAGCGTCGAGCCGACGTTCGTCATGCTCGGGGGCGGTGCGGGAAGCGGCGGGCTGCGCGAGAAGATCAAACGCGCGATCGGTATCGACCTGATGGACGAGGACTCCTAACTACTCTATTCCCTATACTACTACCACACAACACAATGAGTCAAGCAACACAGACCGACATCGACGTCGTCAGCGAGGGTCGGATCGAGAGCGTGAGCGGTCCCGTCGTGAGCGCTACGGATCTCGACGCCCGGATGAACGACGTCGTTTACGTCGGCGAAGAAGGACTGATGGGCGAGGTCATCGAGATCGAGGGCAACGTCACGACGATCCAGGTCTACGAGGAGACCTCGGGTATCAGCCCCGGCGGCCCCGTCAAGAACACCGGCGACCCACTCTCGGTCGACCTCGGACCCGGCATGCTCGACACCATCTACGACGGTGTCCAGCGCCCGCTCGACGTGCTCGAATCGCGGATGGGCGCCTTTCTCGACCGCGGGGTCGACGCACCGGGCATCGACTTGGAGAAGACCTGGGACTTCACCCCCGAAGTAAGCGAGGGCGACACCGTCGAACCGGGTGACGTCCTCGGGACGGTCCCGGAAACCAAGAGCGTCGACCACAAGGTGATGGTCCCGCCCGATTCGGAGGGCGGCGAAGTTACCGCGATCGAGGCCGGCGAGTTCGACGTCACCGAGACCGTCGTTACCCTCGATTCCGGCGAGGAGATCGCCATGCGCCAGGAGTGGCCGGTCCGAGAGGCCCGCCCCACGGCGAACAAACGCTCGCCGGATCGCCCGCTGGTGACCGGCCAGCGCGTCCAGGACGGCCTGTTCCCGCTCGCGAAAGGTGGGACGGCGGCGATTCCCGGTCCCTTCGGCTCCGGAAAAACGGTGACCCAGCAGTCGCTCGCGAAGTTCTCGGACGCCGATATCGTCGTCTACATCGGCTGTGGCGAGCGCGGCAACGAGATGACCGAGGTCATCGACGACTTCCCGGACCTGCCGGACCCACAGACCGGCAACGCGCTGATGGCTCGGACCTGCCTCATCGCGAACACTTCGAACATGCCCGTCGCCGCGCGGGAATCCTGTGTCTATACCGGGATCACCATCGCGGAGTTCTATCGGGACATGGGCTACGACGTCGCGCTGATGGCCGATTCGACCTCACGATGGGCCGAAGCGATGCGCGAGATCTCCTCGCGACTCGAGGAGATGCCCGGCGAGGAGGGCTATCCAGCCTACCTCGCCGCACGTCTCAGCCAGTTCTACGAGCGTGCGGGGCTGTTCGACAACCTCAATGGCTCGCAGGGCTCGATCTCGGCGGTCGGCGCAGTGTCGCCGCCGGGTGGCGACTTCTCCGAACCGGTCACGCAGAACACCCTGCGGATCGTCAAGACGTTCTGGGCGCTCGACGCGGACTTAGCCGAACGGCGGCACTTCCCGTCGATCAACTGGAACGAGTCCTACTCGCTGTATAAGGACCAACTCGACAGCTGGTTCGTCGAGAACGTCGCGGGCGACTGGCCCGAAACCCGCCAGTGGGCGGTCGACGTCCTCGACGAGGAGAGCGAGCTCCAGGAGATCGTTCAGCTCGTCGGCAAGGACGCCCTGCCCGACGACCAGCAGCTCACGCTGGAAGTCGCACGCTACCTGCGCGAGGGCTTCCTCCAGCAGAACGCCTTCCACGACGTCGACCAGTTCTCGCCACCGGAGAAGTCGTATCTAATCTGGAAGGCGATCAAGACGTTCAACGACGAGGCCTTTGCGGCGCTCGAAGCGGGCGTGCCCGTCGAGGAAATCACCGCCATCGAC
The DNA window shown above is from Halalkalicoccus jeotgali B3 and carries:
- a CDS encoding V-type ATP synthase subunit C, giving the protein MSPRTRTIGSSNPEYVNARVRARRAALFDEEEYRKLVRMGPSEIARFMEETEYESEINALGARHSGVDLIEYALHANLAKHFDDLLDWAEGRLYEFIANYLRKFDAWNVKTVIRGIYADANQETIEADLIRAGELSDREVDRLLEARSIEDVVDQLQGTIFGEPLEAAYEDYEATNTLVPLENAVDRTYYEHILDNVGSVSGEADDPVTRYVEFLQAEIDFRNARNALRLARTGADIDPGEYFIDGGTLFERREMSTLVTNREELLARIEESTYGNRLDEALVGLRDAEGESLIAFEHALDTALSAYADRLANRYPMTIASVLSYILAKEREVDNIRAIARGREAGLTEEEITEELVIL
- a CDS encoding V-type ATP synthase subunit F, coding for MSQEIAAIGSPEFTTGFRLAGVRVFENVPDDEKEAQLDEAVSRVLERDEVGIAIMHEDDLEYLSRNLRRDVETSVEPTFVMLGGGAGSGGLREKIKRAIGIDLMDEDS
- a CDS encoding V-type ATP synthase subunit A, producing the protein MSQATQTDIDVVSEGRIESVSGPVVSATDLDARMNDVVYVGEEGLMGEVIEIEGNVTTIQVYEETSGISPGGPVKNTGDPLSVDLGPGMLDTIYDGVQRPLDVLESRMGAFLDRGVDAPGIDLEKTWDFTPEVSEGDTVEPGDVLGTVPETKSVDHKVMVPPDSEGGEVTAIEAGEFDVTETVVTLDSGEEIAMRQEWPVREARPTANKRSPDRPLVTGQRVQDGLFPLAKGGTAAIPGPFGSGKTVTQQSLAKFSDADIVVYIGCGERGNEMTEVIDDFPDLPDPQTGNALMARTCLIANTSNMPVAARESCVYTGITIAEFYRDMGYDVALMADSTSRWAEAMREISSRLEEMPGEEGYPAYLAARLSQFYERAGLFDNLNGSQGSISAVGAVSPPGGDFSEPVTQNTLRIVKTFWALDADLAERRHFPSINWNESYSLYKDQLDSWFVENVAGDWPETRQWAVDVLDEESELQEIVQLVGKDALPDDQQLTLEVARYLREGFLQQNAFHDVDQFSPPEKSYLIWKAIKTFNDEAFAALEAGVPVEEITAIDAAPRLNRIGTQEDYEAYVEDLQSDIEDQLREKY